Part of the Candidatus Poseidoniia archaeon genome is shown below.
CGACGCGACCGATGGCGGTCGCGCGTAGCCGGTGCCCCGAACGGCCGAGCCGCTGGCTCAGCCGCGACGGGTCGCGCGGGGAATTATACTGCAATACCAGCTCGGTGTTGCCGACGTCGATACCGAGCTCGAGCGAAGAAGTGCAGATGAGCGTGCTGATGTCGCCGGTGCGGTAACCCTCCTCGGCCTCGATGCGCACGTCGCGCGAGAGCGAGCCGTGGTGCACCGTGATTGCGGCGTCGGGTTGCCACATGCGCCAGCGCACGCCCAGCGCCTCGGAAGTGTCGCGCGTGTTGACGAAGAGCAGCGTTGGCCGTCCGGCAGCGGCCTCGGCACAGTAGCGCAGCGCCGCAATCCGCTGAGGCTCCCAGTAGAGCTCGGCCGACAACGTTTCGTCCGCGTCATCGGGCTGCGGCGAGACCACCTGCAGGTCCATCTTCCGCACAATCGCCGGCGCGATGATTTCGACCGTGCGGTCGCCACCCAGAAAGCCAGCCACTTCCCCGGGGGTGCCGACGGTCGCGCTCAACCCGATGCGCTGGAACTCGCCCGCCAGCAGCGCCAGCCGCTCGAGCGCCAGCGAAAGTTGCGCTCCGCGCTCGCTCGATGCCAGCTCGTGCACCTCATCAATCACGACGGCGCGCACCTGCGTCAGATAGGTGCGCAGCCGTTTGCCCGAGAGCATGATTTGCAGCGTTTCGGGCGTCGTTACCAGCAGTTGCGCGGGGTGGCGTGACTGTCGATTGCGCTCCTTCTGCGAAGTATCTCCGTGCCGCACCGCGACCGGGATTTGCAGCTCCTCTCCAAAGCCCTGAAGTCGGCGCAACATGTCGCGATTGAGCGACCGCAACGGGGTGATGTAAAGCACTGAAATCGGCTGCATCGGCTCGCGCAGCATGCCGTCGAGCAGCGGCACGACCGCCGCCTCGGTCTTGCCGACGCCCGTCGGGGCAATCAGCAGCGTGTGTTTCCCGGCAGCAATCGGCGGCCATGCCGCCGATTGCGCCGGGGTCGGCTCCGCCAGCCCGCGAGCCTCGAGCGCAGCATACAGTCGCGGGTCGAGCTTCATCGCTCCAGCCGCAAGTCCATCAGATGGCGCAATTCGCCGAAATCCAAGCCGTCGAGCGACTCGACCCTCGCCGCCGGCAAATCGCCGTAGCCGTTGCGCAGCAGCGGGCCGAAACCAGTCAGCGGCTCGCGGTTCATCGTGCGGCCCGCCAGTTCGCCGAAGGCAGGGATGATAACCAGCTCCTCGCCCACCCTGTCGTAGCGTTCGCCCGCGAGCAGCGGAATGCGCAGCCAGCAGGGCGCGGTGTGCAGCTTCTCGACGCGGTCCCGGAAGGCGATAGCTGGATGGTTGTGCCCCGCGACCACTTGCCGGCACGCGACCACTTCGGGCATGGGCCAGGCGTGGCCGTGGTGCAGTCCCACGTCGCCGATGGTGGTGCCCTGCACTGGATGGAAACGCACGCTGCCCGGTGCGAGTTCGCGCAGCCCCCCGTCGTGGTTGCCCGGCACCACCTCGACCTGCACCGCCTCACCCAGCGCGGCGAACATGCGCCGCAGGTCGCGCCGCTGCTGGTGGCTCGAGTGCGGCACCTGATGCTTCACGTCGCCCAGCAGCAGCAGCCGCTCGGCGCCCACTTGCGCGACCAGCGCCAGCAGCCGCTCGGTGCGCTGGCGAGCGCGGTTGGGAACCCACACTCCGCCCCGCAACAGCTCCGCCTCGACACCGTAATGCAAATCCGCCACGACCAGCATTTGCTCGTCAGGCAGGTGCAGCGCAGGCTCGCCCGGGACCGGGACCGCCGCCACGCTACAGTCCCAGACTGCCGGTCAGCAGGAAAGCGGCGAGTGCCCAGCCCAGGATGGCGCCGCCATTGAGCAACGGCAGCCCCGCCTGCGGGCGGCCGCCGAGCACGAAGTGCATCAGCACCGCGAAGCCGGCCAGCCCACCCAGCAATGCGCCCAGGCCGACTCCCCAGCCAAGGGTCGCCTTGGCGGAAACGGCCAGTACGCCGGGAATCACGATGTCACCCAGCCCCATGAACATCGCCTCGCGCTCCTCGCCCGAAACAAGCTGCGCCTGCAGACTGCGCTGCTTCAGGAACGAGTAGCCCCGCGTCTTCGGCATCACCAGCAGGATTGGCAGCCGCAGCTCCATCACCGTGTCGGCCAGGTCAACCATGTGACCGGTGCGGTAGACCGCCCACGCGTCGTAGATTGCCAGCCCCACGAGCAACAGCAGCGCCGGGACCAGCCCGAACGAAATGCCAAAGATGGCTGCCGCGCCGGCCGAAATCAGCACCCCGCAGGTGTTGATGACGTACCACTCAGGGAACGTCAGCAGCAGGAAGGTAAGCTGGACCGCCAGCGCAATACCGGCGAGCCACGCACCAGCCGGTGCGAAGCCGAGCTCGAGAAAAAGAGGGTAGAATACATAGACGAAGGTCATCCCCACAGCGCCCATAAAAATCACCTGCAGCAGGTTCTGCAGTCCGCGCCGCACCAGCCACAGCACGAAGGCGGTGAAAACCAGAATCAGCACGATATAGAGTCCCGAGTTGACCGGGTCGTCCGGGTCTTCGAACGCCTGCATCTCGGCCGCGTCGAAGCTAGGTACCAGCGCCATCGCCAGCAGCTGAGCCACGACGAAACAGCCCGCCAGCCCCAGCAGCGGCCAGCGATGGCTCCACCACCCGCTAGGCGACACGGCATCGCCAGCGGCGGCCGTTCCGGCGAGCGTCCCGGCAACGCCATCTGCGTCCGTTTCTGACGAGGACATCGCCGCGCCACCCAGCCCCGGACTAAAGCGGCTTGGGCAGCCTTTTTATCCCGCCGGGCGTGGCGCGGGCCGTGCGGGTGTGGTGTAGCCTGGTATCACTTCAGCTTGCCAAGCTGAGAACTCGGATTCAAATTCCGGCACCCGCACCAATCGCCACAGTTATATTTCACCAAGTTTCTTGGATATTTCGTCCATAAAATCAACACCATCTTCGGGTTCCGTTTCTTCATCTTCAGAACCACTTTTATCAAGAGTCACATTATCCAGTAACGGCGATGAAATCCGGGCACCCTCATTCCGGGGATTCGTGTAGTCAAGCCTTGCCAAGAGCGATAAATTACTATCCGCAAGGGGTTCCAAGAAAAGTTTGAACCTGTTTTCACGGTTACCACCAATGTTTCCAATCTTTACTTTCAGGCTGTCAAACTCAAAATCAGGTTCAACTTTTTCGAGCGCGAGTTGAGACTTGTCGTACTCGAGGCCCAGTATTACATCGTTGATATTAGCTGAAGAATAATTGTTTATTTGAACTTGAACACGAATTAATTCCCCCTCCATTGCCCAGTCACTTCTCAAACGAACTTCCTGCATGGAAAGATAATCATCAATCATTACCCTCGTAACTCCCTCAGTTGTTTGCATAAATACACTCAGCATCTCTCCAACGTCATCAAACTGATTAGTATCTCCACTCCACCCCTCTAAGAGGCTACCGTATTCATCTTCTATATCTTTTACCAAGTTCGCCATGCGGGATCTCAGGTCGCGAGTCACTTCCCCGTACACTGATGCGGTAAGAATGATGTCATGTCCTTTCTCCAGAACAATCTTTGAATCTCCATAGTCTATCGACCCCAGGAATCCTTCGGCTTGGAAGGAATCCCGAACAAAATCATTGATTGCGGTCAGCATACTGCTCATGATTTCGGAATCCATGGTTGATTCCTTGGACGCCAAGGTGGTGATAAGGCGCCCATCCTTGTAAATCAGATTAAGTCCCTCAATCACGTATGGGGGATAGGTGGTCTCACCACCGAAACTGGTTGGAGCTCCTACCGTGTCCTGGACGTTGATTATCTTCGTTATCTGCTGAGGTCTGACGGCCTGGATTTTCGAAACCAGTAGTGCAGCGATAGGGAGGTGGGAATAGGTAGTTGCCACTTCAAGAACCAAGTCAGAGTCGACCGTCAGGTCGGTGAGCTCACCTAGTGTGAAGTTGCGGAACAGGGTGTCAGCAAGCTCCAGCAAAGTCTCCTTAAACCGCGAGGGGCTCTTGTTGTATCGATTCA
Proteins encoded:
- a CDS encoding presenilin family intramembrane aspartyl protease PSH, which codes for MSSSETDADGVAGTLAGTAAAGDAVSPSGWWSHRWPLLGLAGCFVVAQLLAMALVPSFDAAEMQAFEDPDDPVNSGLYIVLILVFTAFVLWLVRRGLQNLLQVIFMGAVGMTFVYVFYPLFLELGFAPAGAWLAGIALAVQLTFLLLTFPEWYVINTCGVLISAGAAAIFGISFGLVPALLLLVGLAIYDAWAVYRTGHMVDLADTVMELRLPILLVMPKTRGYSFLKQRSLQAQLVSGEEREAMFMGLGDIVIPGVLAVSAKATLGWGVGLGALLGGLAGFAVLMHFVLGGRPQAGLPLLNGGAILGWALAAFLLTGSLGL
- a CDS encoding metallophosphoesterase, which produces MAAVPVPGEPALHLPDEQMLVVADLHYGVEAELLRGGVWVPNRARQRTERLLALVAQVGAERLLLLGDVKHQVPHSSHQQRRDLRRMFAALGEAVQVEVVPGNHDGGLRELAPGSVRFHPVQGTTIGDVGLHHGHAWPMPEVVACRQVVAGHNHPAIAFRDRVEKLHTAPCWLRIPLLAGERYDRVGEELVIIPAFGELAGRTMNREPLTGFGPLLRNGYGDLPAARVESLDGLDFGELRHLMDLRLER